The genomic interval aattttctttttttcattttgtgctggggactgaacccagggccttgtgcctgctaaacatgtgcttttccactgagctacatccccattctgacaatttattttattttattggtaccggggattgaactctggggcactcagctatatccccagccctattttgtgttctATTTACAGACACGGTGTCAATGAGTTGCTCGGtgtcttacttttgctgaggctggctttgaactcaccaatcctcattcctcagcctcccaagctgctgggattataggtgtgggccactgtgcccagtctgACAATTTATTTTTGATGAGTTAGTTGGCTCGGAGACATCATTGTGTATGATAAATTCACAAAtgtggagaaagaaaattctggagAATGGCACAAGGGGGTGGAATCTTTCCTCTTTTGCAGTTCTACCAAGCTTATGTAGGCTagagggaggaggacagaggTTTCCCTGGGCCTTGGCACCTTGGGGGCTCCTTCCCTCATTTTCTGAAGACATCTTCTACACCAAGCtgaagaggtgggggagggagagagaccttGCCCATCTCAGAGGGTGAGAGGGAGATGACAACTTTAACACTCGGCCACTAGTCTTGAAGAGCTGGAAGACTCCTTCCTGAGGCCATGGAATGTTCTGGAACCAGAGGTCCACCCGGCCCTCCGTGGAAACACGGGGATAGGCCTTGCTGAGGCTTCTCTGCCCAGACTCTGGGCCAGGCCCCACACACTGTCAGGTCTGTGGGCGGAGGCAGCTTGCCAGCCAGGTGCTCTCATGTGGAATCGCGGTCTGCCGCCCTTGGGTGCCTGTCCTTGAGCTGGGGACGGCGCCCACAGATTGGTCAGTGGGCAGGCGCAGCGGCTGCGCTCTTTGCTGGTGAAAATGGCAACGCCTCGCTggctttctttgcctttttcttccttttcttctttttggtccCCAGTGATACCGGGTCCCCGTTGGCCCTCCCTGACTCCCTTTCCTGGGTCTGGACCGAGGTCCCGCAGGCGGGGCTGGTGGCTGCAGCTGAGCCAGAGCCGGCCCCCTCCCGGGctttcctcctcagcctccttttcttcttcttggccTCCGTCTCCACCTTGACAGGAACATGGATGGCTGACTCCTGCAGAATGTCCGAGGCTGACACGGCTGCCTCCCGGCACCGCTGCCACTCCTCATCACTGTCCTCACTGCTGCAAGGGGAGGGCAGTGTAGGTCAGCTGCGGTCAGGGCAAGTCCCAAAGTCGCCTTCCGCCGCCCCCCTTTGGTCAGAGTCTAAGATGGAGGCAGTTTGAGAGCGAGCGCAGGCTTGGGAGTGGGGCACACCTGGGCTCTAGTCTTCTCTGCCAGAAACCCTGTGACCTACACCTCATTaagtgacttaacctctctgacccTTAGTatcttcatctacaaaatggggatCTTAGAATCCAGACCTCACAGGGATGTCTTAGGaggcaaatacaagaaaataaggAGTCTGACCCAAAATGAGTGCTTAAAAACAGTACCGATCCACCCCAAAGAAGCCCAAAGCACCCTGCCTGCTGGGTGTGCCTCTCCAGTTACCTGACAGGCCCCTTCCACGGCCTGTTGGTCTGGCGTCTGCTTCATTACACCAGGGGGACGGCCAAGACGGGAGAAGACAGGAGGGGCTGTGAGGAGAGGAGCGGGCTCTCACCTGGAGCTGGAGGGCTGGCGCTTTGGGCGGGGGCGGGGAGAAGCTTCCTCTTCGCCGCCTCCAGGGATGGATGTGAAGAAAAGCCGAAAGCCTAAGATTCACAGGGGCAAAGTCAGTGCTGCTGGATGCCAACCTTTCCTCTCCCGGGTGCTGAGGCTGACGgcctctgccctcaaggagcccCTGGTGCAGAGCTGAAGTCCTGGGAGTCATCGTCATGCGACTGCAAACTGAGGCCTCATCTGAGAGAGGCCTGCTCCATATCTGATGGGCCAGGACATGCAGTGTTTGCAGGGCGGCAGCTGCCAGATTGGGGCAGTGAGCCCTCAGAAGCTTCTGGAAGTCACTAGTTAAGCCTCCCAGTACCTAAGGCAGCCTCCAATGAGCTCACAGAGCTGAGCAGGGCGATGGACTCAGGGGGGAGCCTGCTCCTGCTCAGGGTCAGACAGAGGAGCTTAGTGCAGACAAGTGACTCTGTCTCAGAGCCTCAGTTCCCTGTCTGTGCCTGGGGTATCGTCACCCGCCTTAGGGCAGGGCCTGAGTGGGTGAAAGGACATACTACACCCAACTGTCTGCCCAGCTCTAGGTCATAATAGCTGCTATTTGCAGTGACTACTCACCGTCATCCTCCGGGGCCACCTTGTGTTTCTTAGCTGTCCTTGGCGCCTTCACTACCTCTGAGATGGTAATGGAGCTAAGGGGAGAGGAGACGGTTGATTAGGGTGTGATTTGGGGTAATGACAAaagcaatttttgtttttaaatttaaaaaacatttatttttaagtggaggCGATGGGGCACATGATCCTAAATGCAAAAGTGGAGACCACATTGGCTTGGTAAGAAGGCTGAACCTTCAGCCGTGACAGTGCAACAGCAATAGCCCCTTCTGATTCtgcagggtttcttttttttaaaccttaccATAATTCCAGAAAGTACTGAAGAACTTTTAAAgatacagtacaaaaaaaaaaaaatttcaacagggcagagaaaaaaaaaatgggagaaggaACAGGAAGAGCCGGAGGTGTGATGAGGGAGTCTTTCCTGTGTACTTTACTTACTGGAGAAAGGCCATAGATTTTGCTTTGAGCTCACTGCAGAATAGCATGGGAAGGGAAATAGGACCAGTCTACAGAAGCGGTTCAGAGGTCAGCTTCTAGAACAGGGCAGACctgctcatttttttccttcttttttttttgagggccactgagccacatccccagactcctCCCcacctttaaaatttcttttttatttagagacagggtctcactaagttgcttagcgcctcactaaattgctgatgctgactttgaacttgcaattccgctcccaagcctttgggattacaggtatgtgccgcCGTGCCcagctttttcttcattttaaaagagtTTGAGATAAATATAGATTGACAGGCAGTtgcaagaaataataaagattccAAATACCATGCAAAACTACAGTACAACATCATAACCAGGAAACTGAAATTGATACAATTCACCGACATTAGTCAGACTTCAGAGTCCTCTGCGTTTTTgagatactgaggattgaacccagaggtggtgTACCGctcagctccatccccagcccatatcgagacagcgtcttgctagattgcacaggctggccttgaactccacatcctcctgcctcagccttccaagtatctgggattacagccacACCCACTGCGCCAAGCAGAGGCCTGGGTTTTGGATGCTGGCTTTGTTACTTACTGCTGTGACCCTCTGGCAAACGATTCCGCTTGTCTGAGTCTCTGTCACATTTCTGTAACTGGGAGCAACAATAGTCCCTTCCTGTTAGGGCTGTCAAAAGGATCAGATGAGAAATGGATGTGGAGCCCTTGGCACAGAGCCGGCCACAGCAGGTACTCAGGACATGGTAgccatgggggtggggtggtggagATGATGATGTCATCAGCTTCCTAGAACCCCTCACAGAAACCAGCCACAGCTCTCTagaggcagaggccaggaggtGGGTCCTGCTGTCTGCTGAGGCAGAGTCATGCCCTGCAGAACCGGCGCTCTCTGCCATTGCAGCAGGTCTGTGGAGTGCGCTCAGCGCTTTTCCTAACTTCCCTCTGCATAAGCCACAGGCATCTCCCAAAGCCCTGTGCAGGGAAAGAATTTGGGGAGAGGGAGTGGAGATGATGCTGTCCAGGCCCTGGTCTCTGACCTGACAGAGCGGCTCAGTGTAGGTCCCTGGGTGCATGTGGCAATGCCTGGAGACACAGTTGGTTGTCATGACTGGTGGGGCAGGTGCCATTAGCATCTCCTAGGTCGAGGTCAGAGAGGCTGTTGGGCATCCTGTGATGTGAAAAGCAGCCCACAACAAAGAGCTATCCTGTCAAAAATGTCCATAGTGTCTAGGTTGAGATGCCTGATCTAATAGAAGGAACCAGCTAGGGTATCATTTAAGTCTCTTTGGAGAGAAACATGAAGCAGTACAAGGACTATTCTGGCCATGGTGACGAACATTCTGCTGGACTGCCACCCAGGGAAGCATCTGTGCTGGTTCAATGCAAAGCCAGGCAGGTCATGCAGAAAAACTGCTCCCTCAGGCTGAGTTGCACCTGGCCTTCCTCAAGCCCCTTACCAATCCTGGAGTTGGGGACCTGGCACCAGTGCTGTGGGGGCTCAGGCTGCTGGGCTCTGGCCCTATGGTCAGCCTCACAAGAACAGCTGTTCCACACGTGGGAAGGAGCATCTGTCGTTTTGCATATTTACTTCAAATTGAAGGACCATGGCCCCAAGT from Urocitellus parryii isolate mUroPar1 chromosome 3, mUroPar1.hap1, whole genome shotgun sequence carries:
- the C3H12orf43 gene encoding protein CUSTOS isoform X2 — protein: MAAPGGAVSDSESSSSSEEEELARCREAAMPAWDQEQRPRGAEKPRADAANNKLPAPRLSLRHKVDEHEQDGNELQTTPEFRAHVAKKLGALLDSSITISEVVKAPRTAKKHKVAPEDDGFRLFFTSIPGGGEEEASPRPRPKRQPSSSSEDSDEEWQRCREAAVSASDILQESAIHVPVKVETEAKKKKRRLRRKAREGAGSGSAAATSPACGTSVQTQERESGRANGDPVSLGTKKKKRKKKAKKASEALPFSPAKSAAAAPAH
- the C3H12orf43 gene encoding protein CUSTOS isoform X1; translation: MAAPGGAVSDSESSSSSEEEELARCREAAMPAWDQEQRPRGAEKPRADAANNKLPAPRLSLRHKVDEHEQDGNELQTTPEFRAHVAKKLGALLDSSITISEVVKAPRTAKKHKVAPEDDGFRLFFTSIPGGGEEEASPRPRPKRQPSSSSSEDSDEEWQRCREAAVSASDILQESAIHVPVKVETEAKKKKRRLRRKAREGAGSGSAAATSPACGTSVQTQERESGRANGDPVSLGTKKKKRKKKAKKASEALPFSPAKSAAAAPAH